TCACCGCTGTCATCACAGCATTGGGTAAGGGCTATTCTATAGACTTTCATGCAACTTAGATGGCTATTCCGTGCTGCAAGCGCATGATCTCTGATTTTAGGATATTCAGTCCCTCCGATACATCGATCAAGTCAAGTGGCCTACAGTTACCTATGGAAAAAAGGGGGCGTTCCATCCACCTTCTGAAGCCTTCCAGTCCAAAATAGGCGATACCTATTGCATAAAGCTCTGCCAGCTCAAACATCTTTTCGGATTGGATAGTATCAAATACTTCCTTTCGTTGGATGGTCTTGGATGAAATGCCCAAGGCTGCGGCAAGGGTATTGTAATCCAAACCGGTTACAGCTTTCAAACTTTCGAAGGCATCCTTTCCAAGCCCTACACGGAACGTCTCTACTCTGCTTAATGGTTCGTCAAAGTGGCCCTTTTCCATATTAAGAATGGAGTCTACAGAGAAGGCAGCTTTTCCGTATGATGATGCCACTGCGGGTTCACTTACTTTGGAGTCTTTCTTTGACATGCGGATCCTTGGAAATTTGTCTCCTAAGATAACGAAAAATGTCCAAAAATGATTTAGTTTTCATTCGTTTTTTTTGGTTGGTGATTTTGGTTCAAGGCCTAGTCTTGGACCATCAACCACCCTCAATCAGCTGCATTCCAATAGGCCATCCTTTCGCAACTTTCCACCTCTATGCTGTAAAAATCAAATTCCTGGGTCACCTTGCCTTTGATCAGGTAGATGCCGCGGCCTTTGAAGGGGTACTTTTTCACCACCGGAGGGAAATGCACGGTATCTATCCAGTCTCCTTCCCTGTCGATAAAGGTGCCGAAGTTCATGACATCTCCCTTCACCGTTCGGGTATATTTGATGGTGACAAGGTAGCCGATAATCTGCGCCTGCTTGCCCAGATACTGCTTCAGATTCCTCGCCTTGATGCTGGGCACGGTCTGATCTTTGACCAGGTGGAAGGGACTGTCCAAAGGGAATTCCAAAATATCGATCTGGTCCACAATCTCCTGCCGAAGATC
This Cecembia calidifontis DNA region includes the following protein-coding sequences:
- a CDS encoding antitoxin Xre-like helix-turn-helix domain-containing protein; its protein translation is MSKKDSKVSEPAVASSYGKAAFSVDSILNMEKGHFDEPLSRVETFRVGLGKDAFESLKAVTGLDYNTLAAALGISSKTIQRKEVFDTIQSEKMFELAELYAIGIAYFGLEGFRRWMERPLFSIGNCRPLDLIDVSEGLNILKSEIMRLQHGIAI